The nucleotide window TTGAAATTGAACGTTAGGAAGTTCATAAAGATCTCATGGTTCTTCCACAAGTTACTCCCCTACTGAAGTAAATAACCAGTCAATTTTCGTGGTGGTATGGTGGATGAAATTCTGCAAAACACAAACAACTATGGTAATATCCGTCTTAATCTGAAAAGAAAACTGAGGAGCATGTTTAAGGATTAGGAATTTAGTTTTCAACACATTAAATGACCTCAAGATAGTATTCGTCACAGTTTTTTACCAATAAAGTTGCACAAAACAACAATTGTTTGGAATGTGTTGCAATGGAGAATATGAAATTCCGTATGAATGACAACCACTAACCCAAGTGCGTTTAAATGATGGCATGAGTCTCTTCAAACTTATTCAAGTTTCAATTTAATCTTAAGTTTAGACATGAAACAACGTTAAAACTCTTATAAAAAGTTTGTCATGCATTTGAATTAGACACCAGAGTTGGTTGTTGCACTTTCTAATATGATCATtctcattttacatttattgaTTGATGCTCTAATTGATAGACAaattcttaatttaattttgataaaacaCATGAATTCTTATTTTATTGGTTGATTGATGCAATAATGTCAGAACCCAAAGTTTCCCTCTATCAAAGAATGGAACTCATATCTAGTGACTACCTATCCTAGTTGAATACTAGCATCTCATAAGGTATTGGAGGGGGAAAAGCAGTCCTCCCTAGGCACTCACATACTAGAAAAttgtgtaaaaataaataacaatctCTTCAGCAATGTATAATCTTAATTCCAAAATAGTAGCATCTCATAAAGGAAATGGAGGGGGAAAACCAGTCCTCCCTAGACTTTACAGATCACTATTAGCCTTTCACTACTTCTCTTCACCTTTCCTTCAAGGCAAACATATAAAAAGTACACATCATGCAGATTATATACAGCTATTTGTCCAAATTAGGTGCGACATTCAAAGCTTAGTACACTCTATATGCTTAAATATAAATACCATATAACAATAGATAAATAGAAAACATCATACCTAGTTTCAATCTTACAATAGCCCTCTCGTAATCATTTCAAGAAGAAGTTTCTCCGCcttatcattttcatctttatcAAACAGAGAACGGATGATTATTTCATAAGTAACGGCGTTTGGAATGCAaccattttcttccatttttgacAACATAGCCAATGCTTCACCAAACATGCCGTTGTTACAAAACACATGGATCATAACGGTATATGTGTTTACATTTATATTATAACCTTTGACCAAAAGATCCTCAAAAATATTTTGTGCATCCTCCGGTCTTCCACCTTTACACAGTCCATTAATAAGAATAGTGTATGTGTACATATTTGGTTGAAGACCCTGGtctttcaattttgttaataatGCAATTGCCTTGTCAACATGATGGTTTTTGCATAAAGCATCCAATAGAGAACTGTAAGTAATTATATCAGGTGGTTGACCTCTATCATGCATCTCATCGACTAGCTTCAAAGCATAAGAGATTTTCCCCGATTTACACAAACCATCGATAAGGGAATTGTAAGTTACCACATTAGGAATAATTTTTCTGCAATGCATTTCTTCAAAGAGATTCATGGCTGCATCGGTCATTTTAATCTTACAAAACCCATTAATCAAGATATTGTAACTCTGAATATCAGGATTCACTCCCCCCTGAGCCATATTGTTGAATATACTCTTAGCCTTGTTCACTTCTTTAACAAGGCAATATCCATCCATTAAAGAGCTATAAGTAACAACGTTAGGTTTGAAACCTTTTTTCATCATCGCAGCAAACACATTTTTAGCTTCTTTTACTTTTCCTTCCTTACAAAATGCTGaagtaaaatattttcacaagaaagggggggtttgaattgtgacctgtttaaaatttgtctattaaaattttcttttaaattaacaaTCACAATTAGTTTGTTAGTTAATAATGACAATAATGAGTGTAAAGTGTGTGATTTTGAACAATAAATCAAAAGTAAGTAGGGAGAGAGAAATGAGCAAGTATATCCAATTTTGTCCATTGCATTTTTATCCATTAATTTCTTGCTTTGTCCATTGTATGAGATACTCAAATAATTTTAGGGAACTAGTTATATCAACCTTTTGAGCTTAAGTTCCTGCAGCTAAAAATACTCATACAAAGATGTTAAATACAATAATATCAGAatccatttataaaataaaatataaatatattttttcatctttaaaactaaaataaggATTTATGAATATTATCTCAAcattctccccctttttgatgatgacaaaatatatttgaatttgattttatagaTGTGTTCTGATTTGACTCCCCCTCAATTTGATGCATGTCTTTTGAGGGTTTAACAATCAAAGATGACTTGTTTAAACTAGGCTCCCCCTTAATTTATCATCCCAGGCAAAGAAGATGagttttcataatttatttgaagAGGATGATTTGAGGCCCTTTTAAACATAGTCATACATTTCTTAAGATAGATACTTGTGTTCAATTAAAGAGgcaaaataatatttagaacAAGGTAGCTTTCATTGAACATAGATAAGGACATATAACATTGCATTAATCATAGAAAGGGACTAAAATACATATAACCTTGAAGTTCCATTCTTAGCCATAAATTGCTAAAGTTCAAAAGTCCATTTTTAGGATacttggcaaaaaaaaaaaactaaaaaacattaaGACATAAATACTAAGCAAAGTAAACAAAGTTCACCCATGTGCTTAATAGTCTACACCCAAAAGATATAAAAGgagcatttttcaaatttgttcaTGCAGTGTTGTAACACATGCTTTCTCCCCCTTTTGTCTTCGTCAAAAAGAGCAAGTTATTGAAACAGAGCAAGCTACAGAGGATTTGGAGGTGGGTTGGATGAGGAACCAGGATCACCGCTGGAAACAGGTGCCATCATGCCCAGATATTGAAACATGAATGAAACAAAACATTCACGCAGATTGTTCACATCTCCACGAAGAGAGGTAACTTCAGCAAACAACATTCCATTTGAGATAACTGAGTTCTCAGGTTCTTGTGGAGGATCATTCTTAGGAGATGTTCCAGTGGATTTAAAGCTATCAAAAGAGCTAAAGTGTGAAGGGATTTGAGGCATCTCACTCAGAGGGAGAGTGTCATTCTTTGGAGAGTGAATGAACTTGTTCAAACAGGAGGTGCCGAACAGAGCAGAGTTTTCAACGTTTGGCAAGGGGGCATAAATGATTTGAGTAGAAAAATTTTCAAGACCAGTGAAGAGTTTGAGATCTGTTGATACATTGAGAGCAAAATGGTTGGCTAGTTCATGATTTTGAGAACCATGAGAGTTGGATGGAGCAGATTGAGAGGACAAATGGTCGTTGACAATTATCGCATTCACTAGACTGTGAAGaggattttcttcttcttcttgcgTGTTGAAAGCTTCCATTGGAAGGGGAATGTTATGAAGTGGTTGAGCAAGAGGATTAACACTAAGCTTGATGTGAGATACATTTTTTGAAGTATAGTACTTCAAGTTCCTTTTGGCCACTTCTCCTATAAATGACATTTTGAATTCTTTGAAGATTTTTATGAGTGGCAtggtgtcgcgtcatttttcggagatcaaggctatttgattagcttttgactcgctaatttatttcacgactgaacatttatatttttttttaagaaagaggggaaaaaaagttcaaactaccccattttgaaaagattttgggttcgggggttagttacataaagggaaggtattagcaccccttatgtccgtagtactctacgggaacctcttgattttatttaattaatgtgctataacttgcttgcttatttttgaaaagaaggaattaaagtggaaaaataaagacctaattatctacattttttattgatttggaaggacatggtcctctgcctacgtacccgtgagggatcaaaacctcgtagttcggggtagaaaacgacgtttgatttgttgagtgtttttttattaattttgaaaaaggttttaaaatgaaaagccaagtggcaaataagaatttgtttgtgtttttatattaaagaaaatgacttaaagttgaattaaagttgattgaaatttgattaaagaaataaaaataaaaagagacgatcacttgatttaggatcaaggtttgtttatgaaaatatttttgtgatttttgttatttgcatgtttttgttgtttttgaataattggactaaaaaattaaactaacggagcataaaaataaaaaacgtagGTACCTCATGGGGTATTGGACCACCACAAGGACCTTTGACCTAAACTACAAAGCAGATAAGAGGCATACACACACATGCACCTACactattacataaaagcctatttacattctaaggtctgcagaaaataaatgacaagaagaaataaataaattatttacatcaatGCCTATTGTACATTCTAAATCAATGCAAgtaaataaaagatataaaataaatatgtgaaTGCTGataaataataagataaaagaaataaaaatgctaaagaaaaaataaatgcatttaAAAACGCATGAAAACGGtaaaaagaaagatgatggGGGTGCAGGTAGTAAGCAGGGGGGTGCaggaagtaaaaaaaaagaattgggctTCATGGAGAGGCTTGGGCGCGCTTAGTGGGCTTAAACCGGTTTGGTTCAAGCCTGAATCGGTTCAGGAGAACCGAACCGGTTTAGGGTACTATATATATGTGGTAACCGGtttttttaactcatttttacaaacatttctctctctttacctcaaaattctctcttctctctcaaacttcttctccggcgagaagGGTGGTTGGAGCAGACTCCGGtgcggtggccggcgagccatcgcggcggcgccgccgcaccggagctaaaaaactctattttttttttgctgttttcactCGACTCTCTCCCCTCTATTCAGTTCTAAACCTAGATTTTCGAACACGTACACACAGAG belongs to Medicago truncatula cultivar Jemalong A17 chromosome 6, MtrunA17r5.0-ANR, whole genome shotgun sequence and includes:
- the LOC25481235 gene encoding pentatricopeptide repeat-containing protein At1g62930, chloroplastic, producing the protein MDGYCLVKEVNKAKSIFNNMAQGGVNPDIQSYNILINGFCKIKMTDAAMNLFEEMHCRKIIPNVVTYNSLIDGLCKSGKISYALKLVDEMHDRGQPPDIITYSSLLDALCKNHHVDKAIALLTKLKDQGLQPNMYTYTILINGLCKGGRPEDAQNIFEDLLVKGYNINVNTYTVMIHVFCNNGMFGEALAMLSKMEENGCIPNAVTYEIIIRSLFDKDENDKAEKLLLEMITRGLL